Within the Porphyromonadaceae bacterium W3.11 genome, the region AGCTTCCTCATCTGGATTACTAGTAGGCACCTTTGCAAAACGAGGCAATGCATAATTAATATTTTTAATTCTGCTGTAATACGCTTGCCATACGCTACCTAGGTCTTCATTACTGGCCTTAAATGGCTCCCAATCATAAGCGTTACTCATATTATTAGAGAAGCCTACAGAGGCATTAAGTTGGTCGGCTTGAACATCCTGAAGATTCTCAAAAATACCTTTTTGGACAGTTCTGAAACCAGCCATAAAACCAGCCTCCCAATATCTAACATGATCTACAGTCTTTAGAGACTGATGCTCAGGTATAGCATTTGATGGTAGCCTATCTAAGTTACATGAAGCTAACAATAGCGATATGGCGATACCATAGATTACTCTTAAATATAATTTATTCATAATGTTTTTTATTCGTCAGACTTAAAAGTTCAATTCTACTCCTAAAGTAAACTGTTTGGTATTAGGATTCATGCCTCGTGAAGCATTACTATTATCTTCAGGATCTTGCCCCTGGAATTTAGTAAAGGTCAAAAGGTTACGACCAGATAAGAAAATTTTCGCACCAGTCAAAGCACTCTGTTTTTCTAATAAACTTTTTGGTATTGTATACCCGAGAGTTAAATTTTTAAGTCTCATGAAAGATGCATTTTCAAGATAACGTGTATCGTATGAAAGTGCCTCTCCATATTTTCTCTGATACTCAAGGCTAGGATACTTTGCATTCTGAAGGGGTTTTTTCCAGTAGTCCATAACATCTCGATCTTGAGCAAACCCTTGTGCTGCATATTTCATAGGGTTTTCCAAAAAATAACGATCCAGAGATAGTATATGCTTTCCAAGAAAAAATGCAAAATCAGCCTGTAGTGAAAATCCTTTCCAATTAGCAACCAAGCCAAAACCACCGGAGAATGGTGCATAACGAGCAATACCTGAATTTTGATCAAGAATATCAGAATGCTCGGAAGTTAACATAGTCTCATCCTTATTAGTACGCTCTGGATAAAAAACGCCATTCTCACTTTCAGGAATGTACCAACGAGGATATCCATTCTTAGGATTAATATCCTTAAAGATAGGTAAAACATACATAATCGGTTTTCCAACTATATATCCCACACCAGTATTTGGAATAATCCATGAGTCACGACCTTGGAATAATTCAATCACTTTATCTTTATTATAGTTAAAGTTAAAGTATGCAGACAATCCATAATCTTTTCCAGAAAGTATATCTGCTGAAATATTTAAGTCAATACCTCTATTCTGATACTTACCAACATTCTTCTTAACAAAAGCATATTGACCAGATAACTCTAGACCTGAAGTATATGGATATGGGACATCCATCAGCATATCAGAAGTTAAGCGATCATACAGCTCTACTTTTAGGTGAAGTCGATTAAAGACATCAAGACTAACGCCCAAAGTAGTTTTTCTTTGCTTCTCCCAACCTAGATCAGGATTACCTGGACTTACTAACCCCCAGCCTTTTATTCCATTATACTGGCTATAGTTTCCAACAAGTGCGAGAGATTCATAATAATCAATATCAGCGTTACCCTGTGTACCAGTACTTAAACGCAAATCAAGATCATCAATCCAATCTACATTCTCAAGGAACGATTCCTTCTTTGCCTTCCATAAAAGTCCAGCAGACCAGAACAACCCGTTTCTCTTATTTGCACCGAAAACAGAAGAGGCATCATTTCTAAGTACTAGGTCTACATAATATTTATCATCGTAGTCATACCCAAATTGTCCAAAAAACGAAAGAAAAGCATATTCATATTCATTTTCAGAGATTCTGATGTCCTTTGTTGCAGCAGAAAGCAAGGTCAGATTATCATCCACCAATCCGCCTCCTGATGCACCAAAGCCATCGGCTTTGAATTCAGTATATTCATGACCACCTAAAAGAGAGAAATGATGAATATCGTCGAAATTAAACTTATACTCTGCTACAGTATTTGTAGATAGTGAGTAACCACCATTAAACGATCTCGTCTTACTACCATGACCTTCATTCTTGATATATGAAGGTTTGGATAAACTGTTGTAGATATTATAGTTGAGAGTCACTCCTACTTGTGAACGGATTTGAAAATTTTCAAATGGAGTGATTGTCAAACTACCGATTGTGTTTAATACTAAATCTCTTGTATTATATAGATTCTTATCTATAACATATTTAGGATTAAGAAAAAGGAACACAGCGGGGATGGGACGATCATATATTTCTTCACCATTCTCATCATACGGAGAATAGTATGGTGCTATATATGGTGCAAATCCTCCTCCAAATGAATTAGAAGGATAAGGAACCGTCTTAGTATTAGAATAGAACAAACTTGCGTTTAGCCCTAACTTAATGTAATCATTCAAAGTAGAATTTAAATTAAGTCGGGTATTCAACTTATTATATGATGATCCCGCTCTAAGACCCTCTTGATCAAAAAAACCTAATGAGAAGAAATAATTTGTTCTACCCATTCCTCCTGAGACATTAACATCGGCCTGATATGTTGGGGCATTCTGATAAAAGTATTTATACCACTTGGTATTGTTCATACCATACTTCTTTTTCATCTCATCCAACTCAGCACCTGTCTTGATTCCAAACTCTTCTAACATTTGAAAAGTCTCATCAGTATTTTGAAGCCTATTATAGTAACTAGTATTAGCAAGTGACGAAATACCATACTGTGCTCTTACATTGATCTTTGCCTTTTCTGACATTGACCCACGCTTAGTCGTTACATATATCACACCATTTGCAGCTCTTGCTCCATAGAT harbors:
- a CDS encoding SusC/RagA family TonB-linked outer membrane protein: MKNKFLMMFGMILFTIKIAFGQDINVQGLVIDENNEPLIGARVSLKNNPTVGASTDFDGKFKLKATKGEIIIFSFIGYDTQEVPASADMKVQLKPSSELLDEVVVVGYASKKVAATSASIVKVGSKDLTEKPTANIFDAVQGKVAGVQVSTSSGEPSAVASVKLHGRGSINSGSAPLYILDGMPVSAGIIQGMNSNDFESMQFLKDAAATSIYGARAANGVIYVTTKRGSMSEKAKINVRAQYGISSLANTSYYNRLQNTDETFQMLEEFGIKTGAELDEMKKKYGMNNTKWYKYFYQNAPTYQADVNVSGGMGRTNYFFSLGFFDQEGLRAGSSYNKLNTRLNLNSTLNDYIKLGLNASLFYSNTKTVPYPSNSFGGGFAPYIAPYYSPYDENGEEIYDRPIPAVFLFLNPKYVIDKNLYNTRDLVLNTIGSLTITPFENFQIRSQVGVTLNYNIYNSLSKPSYIKNEGHGSKTRSFNGGYSLSTNTVAEYKFNFDDIHHFSLLGGHEYTEFKADGFGASGGGLVDDNLTLLSAATKDIRISENEYEYAFLSFFGQFGYDYDDKYYVDLVLRNDASSVFGANKRNGLFWSAGLLWKAKKESFLENVDWIDDLDLRLSTGTQGNADIDYYESLALVGNYSQYNGIKGWGLVSPGNPDLGWEKQRKTTLGVSLDVFNRLHLKVELYDRLTSDMLMDVPYPYTSGLELSGQYAFVKKNVGKYQNRGIDLNISADILSGKDYGLSAYFNFNYNKDKVIELFQGRDSWIIPNTGVGYIVGKPIMYVLPIFKDINPKNGYPRWYIPESENGVFYPERTNKDETMLTSEHSDILDQNSGIARYAPFSGGFGLVANWKGFSLQADFAFFLGKHILSLDRYFLENPMKYAAQGFAQDRDVMDYWKKPLQNAKYPSLEYQRKYGEALSYDTRYLENASFMRLKNLTLGYTIPKSLLEKQSALTGAKIFLSGRNLLTFTKFQGQDPEDNSNASRGMNPNTKQFTLGVELNF